In the genome of Cardinium endosymbiont of Culicoides punctatus, the window AATAGCTTGTTCTATTAATGCAATTTCTGCTTTTTGCATGTCTTGCTCAGCTCTTTGTAAATCAAGTAACTTTACTTGATTTAAGCGATACTTCTCTTTTACAAGAAGGAATTTTTGTTTACTTACTTTTAACTTTTCTACTTGTATTTTATGTTGATCTATAGTATTATGATAGGTCCAATGTTTGGTTTCTAGTTCTCCTTCTGCAGCTAGCTTCTCTTGCATGAGTTTAGATTTTTCCTGGCCTAGCTTTATTTTTGCATGTTTAATCTCTGCTGGTAAAAATAAAAGTGAACCTATATCGAATGATATACCCCACTTTAAAGATTGTTCGGGTACAGCGGATTGCAGTAATTTCCTTTTTTGTATATCATATGTCTTCCCTTGAGAAGAGATATTACCAGTAATTTCTATACATGTAAACGGACGTATTTTAGTATTAGATAATTCAGCTGCAGCTAGTTTTACTTTTTTTTCTTGTATAGAAGTCTTTAAGTTGATCACTTTTTCCTTAGTAATAGCTTCAATATCCCATATAGGCTTTATAGGAATATCAGACTCAACCAATATCTTTTCATCAAGTGATTTATTAAGTGCCAAGTTTAGATTTCTGCATTGTTGTTTAAGCTTTTCCTGTTGTTCTAAGATCTTTAGCTTTGCTTCTTTTAATTTTAAATCAGCATCCAATAATTCTATCTTAGATACCATACCCAATTTAAACTTTTCTTGTACGTCCTTTAGCGTAGATTGAGCAAATCGGATAGAATGATTAGAAAGTCCCCATTTTTTTTGCGCTAAGGCCAATGCATAATAGCAAGTAACAATTTTTTGTAACTCACTAGACACCTGTTTTACCGCTTCCAAGCTTTGTATACTATTTTCTCGACGACGTTTTTTTGCTCGATAAATTTTATTAAAAAAGTCCTTTCCGTCCCATGTTAAACTAAAAATAGGCTTTGATTGGAAGAAAAAAGTAGCATCTTTTGCCTTCCAAGTATTATCATGTTTAAAAGACAACCTTGCTTTAGGGAACCATTCTGTAAAATCCTTCATTTTATTAGATAAAATATATGCTTTTTTACCCTTTTGAGCATTTTGAATGGTTACATTATTCTTTAGAGCAATCTCTATTACTTCTTGCAGGGTTAGAGCCTTTTGAGGCAACTTTTCTGCATACACGATTCCAGGAATTACAATACCCATCCCACACAGTATACCCAAACGCAAAAGCATAGTTGTTTTTTTTGAAATCATAATCATTATTAAATATTTATTGGACAATTTTCCCATCTACAATTTCTTGAATACTATTACACTGTCTTGCTATCTGAGAAGAGTGGGTTACAATAAGAATCGTATTACCCTCTCTGTTCATTTCTTTTAGTAAGGCCATTATTTCATAAGACGTACTGCTATCTAAAGCACCTGTCGGTTCATCTGCCAAAATTAAGGGAGGTGCTGTTACAAGTGCACGTGCAATAGCCACCCGTTGTTGTTGTCCACCAGATAAGGCATTTGGTTTATGATGTGCGTGGTCAGCTAGGCCAACTCTATCTAATATACTCCATGCGCGTCTACGACGTTCTGTATTTTCTATACCTTGGTAGTATAGCGGCAAAGCAACATTTTCTAAAGCGGTTTTAAAAGGAATTAAATGAAAACGTTGAAAAATAAAGCCAACCAACTGGCTTCTATATTGACTAGCTTGTTGGATAGAAAGATTTTTTATGTGCACACCATTTAGATAGTAATCACCTGCATCATAATCATCTAATATACCAAGAATGTTTAATAATGTTGATTTCCCAGCACCAGACTGCCCCATTAAAGCAACAAGGTCTCCTTTTTCTAATTGGAAGTTAATTCCATCAAGAACTTTTCTAGTTATGCCATTGGTCTGGTAAGATTTATATAAATTCTGAATCTGAATCATACTACTACAATTAGTTGATCTTGTTCACAAAGCCCTTTTTTGACTTCTACATACATACCATCCGAAAGCCCTAAAACCACTTTCTTTTGAACAGGTACACCAGCTTCTAGGCACTCTACAAAATAATCTTTCTCCTTTTTTTGAATCATTTTTTCCTGAACAGCAAGTACATTGGTTGCCTTTTCTATAATTATTTCTGCAATGGCTATATAGCCAGCACGCAAGATATTTTTGGAATCTTTAGGACGATGAATCATGCCCTCTATTTCAAACCTTGCCTCTCCATTGTTTAGATCTTTTTCATTAGCTTTGGGCGACACCCTAGTCAAGGTAACCCGAAATTTATCCTCTTTAGAGGCATTTAATATAACATTAAAAGACATGCCTTTAGTAAGATGTATCACATCTAGTTCACTTACTTTAGCTGAAAATAA includes:
- a CDS encoding TolC family protein, coding for MISKKTTMLLRLGILCGMGIVIPGIVYAEKLPQKALTLQEVIEIALKNNVTIQNAQKGKKAYILSNKMKDFTEWFPKARLSFKHDNTWKAKDATFFFQSKPIFSLTWDGKDFFNKIYRAKKRRRENSIQSLEAVKQVSSELQKIVTCYYALALAQKKWGLSNHSIRFAQSTLKDVQEKFKLGMVSKIELLDADLKLKEAKLKILEQQEKLKQQCRNLNLALNKSLDEKILVESDIPIKPIWDIEAITKEKVINLKTSIQEKKVKLAAAELSNTKIRPFTCIEITGNISSQGKTYDIQKRKLLQSAVPEQSLKWGISFDIGSLLFLPAEIKHAKIKLGQEKSKLMQEKLAAEGELETKHWTYHNTIDQHKIQVEKLKVSKQKFLLVKEKYRLNQVKLLDLQRAEQDMQKAEIALIEQAIKVKEAEFALYQLIGMFHI
- a CDS encoding ABC transporter ATP-binding protein; its protein translation is MIQIQNLYKSYQTNGITRKVLDGINFQLEKGDLVALMGQSGAGKSTLLNILGILDDYDAGDYYLNGVHIKNLSIQQASQYRSQLVGFIFQRFHLIPFKTALENVALPLYYQGIENTERRRRAWSILDRVGLADHAHHKPNALSGGQQQRVAIARALVTAPPLILADEPTGALDSSTSYEIMALLKEMNREGNTILIVTHSSQIARQCNSIQEIVDGKIVQ